The Bicyclus anynana chromosome 3, ilBicAnyn1.1, whole genome shotgun sequence genome has a window encoding:
- the LOC112054042 gene encoding rho-associated protein kinase 2, translated as MGTVKDEERLRRLRALEEKLCDPRSTGNVDCLLDTVTALVSDCDHPAIRRMKNVEAYTSRYEEFASEVVDLRMRAADFDLIKVIGRGAFGEVQLVRYKSTRQVFAMKLLSKVEMIKRSDSTFFWEERHIMAHANSEWILKLHFAFQDQKYLYMVMDYMPGGDLVNLMSNYDIPEKWAKFYTMEIVLALDVIHGMGFVHRDVKPDNMLIDKYGHLKLADFGTCMRMGPDGLVRASNAVGTPDYISPEVLQSQNGQGEYGRECDWWAVGIFLYEMLIGDPPFYADSLVGTYGKIMDHRNSLQFPDDVEISKEAKSLIRGLLTDRTKRLGKNSVDEIKHHSFFINDQWSFDNLRDSVPPVVPELSSDDDTRNFDDNIEKSDALDEAFPDPKAFVGNHLPFVGFTYNGDYQLCGGRSKPSDVVDTISSNHINNVGSEAILQLEKLLERERDARRKFEDREVILCAQLEELSQRESRSKKIIADTDKELALLKHDLREIQRKAEIEAEARRKADFNYSDIKRRFDEEQSKRVKEMNNLHIYNEKINALEKQLTEMREKLKQESEAAAKSRKQAAELSAAQAAAAAVSDGTVSSLRAQRDVLERECGSLSEELGTVKAAKQRAEASVAEANSRLIATRAELERSSARLGQIMTDNRQLSERVSSLEKEYASMSHDLRASQHLYQQEVRAHQETQRSQLLSKQEANLEVVKALQGKLNEEKQARLRADSASQEKDRQMSMLSVDYRQMQQRLQKLEGEHRQESEKVVGLQAALEQERAARLAASAETATAEAASRAAHAEREARNRDLMSVRAALHDTSEKLAAAAAERDMHYARSEELRSQLENEQHYCIVYRTQASEARAQLEDSSRAARDLEQERASLMHQLQLAIARADSEAIARSIAEETVGELEKEKTMKELEMRDALAQHRTELASRDALVQGLRDRDHENRATIDLQRKEVDELRRSGTALAERVATLQRAQEEVDRLTKRLNSEIMLKQQAVNKLAEIMNRKDMNPASTKNKSKMSVRKDKDYRKLQQDLTREKEKSDQHISKLQRDLQESQQQLLEEQQTRLRLAMEVDSKDVEIEQLKEKLAALTSETASQSSADAEDGETEQTLEGWLSVPFKQNIRRHGWKKQYVVVSSKKIIFYNSENDKQNTTDPVMILDLSKVFHVRSVTQGDVIRADAKDIPRIFQLLYAGEGEARRPGDLQDQPADGQDHTGNTVQHKGHDLVSITYHIPTACEVCTRPLWHMFRPPQAYECRRCRMKIHAEHVSEGDGVAACKLHADRAREMLLLAPAAPDQRRWVARLARRVQRYGYRAHINHDNTKLSPRDSMRSNLKAVYMNASQRSSTLPANASLPRQ; from the exons ATGGGGACAGTAAAGGACGAGGAGCGCTTGCGGCGCCTACGCGCGCTGGAGGAGAAGCTGTGCGACCCGCGCTCCACGGGCAACGTGGATTGTTTGCTCGACACCGTCACGGCACTCGTCTCCGACTGCGATCACCCGGCCATCCGACGGATGAAAAACGTCGAGGCCTACACCAGCAGAT ATGAAGAATTTGCATCTGAGGTTGTTGATTTACGTATGAGAGCAGCAGACTTTGACCTGATCAAAGTAATAGGCCGAGGAGCATTTGGTGAAGTACAATTAGTCAGGTATAAATCTACCCGTCAAGTGTTTGCTATGAAACTACTTAGCAAAGTTGAAATGATAAAAAGATCTGACTCTACATTTTTTTGGGAGGAGAGGCATATTATGGCACACGCTAATTCGGAATGGATTCTCAAACTTCACTTTGCATTTCAAGATCAAAAATACCTTTACATGGTCATGGATTACATGCCTGGAGGAGATCTCGTCAATCTCATGTCTAATTATGATATACCTGAGAAATGGGCAAAGTTTTATACAATGGAAATTGTTCTTGCTTTAGATGTAATCCATGGAATGGGTTTTGTTCACAGAGATGTAAAACCTGACAATATGTTAATTGACAAATATGGCCATTTGAAATTAGCAGACTTTGGGACGTGCATGAGAATGGGCCCAGATGGTCTTGTACGTGCAAGCAATGCTGTTGGCACTCCAGATTATATTTCACCCGAGGTATTACAGTCACAAAATGGACAGGGTGAGTATGGCCGAGAATGTGATTGGTGGGCAGTgggaatttttttatatgaaatgttAATAGGTGATCCACCATTTTATGCAGATAGCTTGGTAGGAACTTACGGAAAGATTATGGATCATAGAAATTCTTTACAATTTCCTGATGATGTGGAAATTTCCAAGGAAGCCAAATCATTAATTAGAGGTTTGCTAACAGATAGAACAAAGAGACTTGGTAAAAATAGTGTAGATGAAATCAAACATCATTCTTTCTTTATTAATGATCAATGGAGTTTTGATAATCTAAGAGATTCTGTACCACCAGTTGTACCTGAATTATCTAGTGACGATGATACCAGAAATTTTGatgataatattgaaaaatcagATGCTTTAGATGAAGCTTTTCCAGATCCCAAAGCCTTTGTGGGTAACCATTTACCATTTGTTGGATTTACATATAATGGTGATTATCAACTTTGTGGGGGTAGATCAAAACCTTCCGATGTAGTAGACACAATATCTAGCAATCATATTAATAATGTGGGTTCTGAGGCAATATTGCAATTAGAAAAATTATTGGAAAGGGAAAGAGATGCAAGACGTAAATTTGAAGATAGAGAAGTAATACTTTGTGCTCAATTGGAGGAACTATCCCAAAGAGAAAGCAGgagtaaaaaaattattgctGACACAGACAAAGAATTGGCTCTTCTGAAACATGATCTTAGGGAAATACAGCGCAAGGCTGAAATAGAAGCAGAAGCCAGAAGGAAAGCAGATTTCAACTATAGTGATATCAAACGTCGCTTTGATGAAGAACAGAGTAAAAGAGTAAAGGAAATGAATAATctacatatttataatgaaaagaTAAATGCTTTAGAAAAACAATTGACAGAGATGCGTGAAAAACTTAAACAAGAATCTGAGGCAGCGGCTAAATCAAGAAAGCAAGCAGCGGAACTTAGCGCTGCTCAAGCTGCTGCAGCTGCAGTGAGCGATGGCACAGTGTCGAGTTTGCGCGCACAGAGAGATGTTCTCGAGAGAGAATGTGGTAGCTTGTCTGAAGAATTGGGAACAGTGAAAGCTGCCAAGCAAAGAGCTGAAGCATCAGTAGCTGAAGCGAATAGTCGTTTAATCGCTACCCGTGCTGAGCTAGAGAGATCATCAGCGAGATTAGGGCAAATTATGACAGATAATAGACAGCTATCAGAGAGAGTTTCTTCATTGGAAAAAGAATATGCTTCAATGTCCCACGATCTAAGAGCATCCCAACATTTATACCAACAGGAAGTACGAGCACATCAGGAAACACAACGCTCTCAGCTTCTTTCTAAGCAGGAAGCTAATCTAGAAGTTGTAAAGG CATTACAAGGCAAGTTGAATGAGGAGAAACAAGCCAGACTGCGGGCAGATTCAGCATCTCAGGAAAAGGATCGCCAAATGTCAATGTTGAGTGTTGACTACCGACAAATGCAACAGCGCTTACAGAAATTGGAAGGCGAACATAGACAAGAGAGTGAAAAG GTGGTGGGCCTTCAAGCAGCGCTGGAGCAGGAGCGCGCGGCGCGGCTGGCGGCCAGCGCGGAGACGGCGACGGCGGAGGCGGCCAGCCGCGCGGCGCACGCCGAGCGCGAGGCGCGCAACCGAGACCTCATGTCCGTGCGCGCGGCTCTACACGACACATCGGAGAAGCTCGCCGCCGCCGCAGCCGAGCGCGACATGCACTACGCGAGG aGTGAGGAGCTTCGATCTCAGCTCGAGAATGAGCAGCACTACTGCATCGTGTACCGCACGCAGGCGAGCGAGGCGCGCGCGCAGCTCGAGGACAGCTCGCGCGCCGCGCGCGACCTGGAGCAGGAGCGCGCCAGCCTCATGCACCAGCTGCAGCTAGCCATCGCCAGGGCAGACTCCGAGGCCATTGCGAG GTCGATAGCGGAGGAGACGGTGGGCGAGCTGGAGAAGGAGAAGACCATGAAGGAGCTTGAGATGCGCGACGCGCTGGCGCAGCACCGCACGGAGCTTGCGTCGCGCGACGCGCTCGTACAGGGCCTACGGGACAGGGATCACGAGAACCGCGCCACTATTGACCTGCAAAGGAag GAGGTGGACGAGCTCCGGCGCAGCGGCACCGCGCTGGCGGAGCGCGTGGCCACGCTGCAGCGCGCGCAGGAGGAGGTGGACCGCCTCACCAAGCGGCTCAACTCGGAGATCATGCTCAAGCAGCAGGCCGTCAACAAGCTGGCTGAAATCATGAACAG GAAGGACATGAACCCGGCGTCAACAAAGAACAAGAGCAAGATGTCGGTGCGCAAGGACAAGGACTACCGCAAGCTGCAGCAAGACCTCACGAGGGAGAAGGAGAAGTCCGACCAGCACATCTCCAAGCTGCAGAGAGACCTGCAGGAGTCGCAGCAGCAGCTGTTGGAGGAGCAGCAGACCAGGCTGCGCCTCGCTATGGAG GTGGACAGCAAAGACGTGGAGATCGAACAGCTAAAGGAGAAGCTGGCAGCACTGACAAGCGAGACGGCGTCGCAGTCGTCCGCCGACGCTGAAGACGGCGAGACGGAACAGACCCTGGAGGGCTGGCTCTCCGTGCCCTTCAAGCAGAACATCCGGCGCCACGGCTGGAAGAAGCAGTACGTGGTCGTCTCCTCCAAGAAGATCATCTTCTACAACTCGGAGAATGACAAGCAGAACACCACAGACCCTGTCATGATTTTGGATTTGAG CAAAGTGTTCCACGTGCGGTCGGTGACGCAAGGCGACGTGATCCGCGCCGACGCAAAGGACATCCCGCGCATCTTCCAGCTGCTGTACGCGGGCGAGGGGGAGGCGCGGCGGCCCGGCGACTTGCAGGACCAACCCGCCGACGGACAAGACCATACCG GTAACACGGTACAGCACAAGGGACACGACCTGGTGAGCATCACGTATCACATCCCCACCGCGTGCGAGGTGTGCACGCGCCCGCTGTGGCACATGTTCCGGCCGCCGCAGGCCTACGAGTGTCGAC GGTGTCGCATGAAGATCCACGCCGAGCACGTGTCGGAGGGCGACGGCGTGGCGGCGTGCAAGCTGCACGCAGACCGAGCGCGCGAGATGCTGCTGCtggcgcccgccgcgcccgacCAGCGGCGCTGGGTGGCGCGCCTGGCGCGGCGCGTGCAGCGCTACGGGTACCGCGCGCACATCAACCACGACAACACCAAGCTCTCGCCCAG aGATTCGATGCGGTCGAATCTGAAAGCTGTGTACATGAATGCATCACAGCGAAGCTCGACGCTGCCCGCCAATGCTTCGCTTCCGCGACAATGA